In Nilaparvata lugens isolate BPH unplaced genomic scaffold, ASM1435652v1 scaffold5758, whole genome shotgun sequence, the genomic stretch GGCTGAGTTGTTGCCAACCTCAGGCACGGCGTACTCGTGGCTCACATCTGAAAAATAAAGTAGAAATTGATTTTCCTTTTCCAATATCCAGCGATATAATCTATATTACCCAAATAGTTCTCTGTTACTGATAGTTTACGAATTTGATGTTCCTTGAAGTTCCTTGAAGATTCTGTTACTGGTGATTTCCATGTACTTGCCGATTGTGAATATGGGTAGATGAACTAAAATGAAACACGTTTGTAAAatgtgatgataataataataattttaattgattctTTTTTCATTATTGGTACTGCTAATTTTAAACATTCAGTGACAGTTTTCATAATACGTATCAACGaaatcattttagaatttataagtctcatcaatcaattattttcattcccCAATTTCcgaaatttctattgaattcCTCTCAATACTTTACATTTCCAGAATCGACAAAAATTCCAATATGCGATACTATTGGCTAATTTGAAAGAGTTTCGTCATGGTATTTGATCAATTCATtctcaaataccgtatttttgtatgagaaattactgaaactttttttattttgatttacaGAGTAAGCAGAATAACAaagtttcaataaaatatgcatATAGCAGAAATTAcctaaggaaagataatatggTAATCAAAAAAAAACCTCCAAACCAACACTAAACAATTATAAACATTGCACTggagatataaatattcaattaccACAAGAAtatttaatatgaaattcacTCACCACTTGGTTGGATGGTCTTATCCCTGAGCAGACTGCTGTAGCAGTAGTGATGCAGCGGCTCCTGGTATTCGTCGAGAGGAAGGTCCAATAGGAGCGCCGTGTCCGGTGTAGAGGTGGCCTTATCCCGAGCTGTGGTGCCGGCCGGCGTGATGATCGAGGATCCCTTCGATGGTAGAGGGCTCCCGGAAGGCAGAAAAGGGCCCTTGCCCGGCAGAGGACTGCCCGAGGTGATGAGAGGCCCTTTGGCTGCCAGAGGGCTACCTAGCCATTTGCGCTGACGTTGCCGAAGCACAATCACCAGCATGGCTACTCCCAGCAAGATGGCCACCGCTAGGAGGACACCGATAATCACCGCCATCACCGTTTGATCTTCCTGTCTGGCTGTCGAAACTGTAACAGAAAAATGAAACGTTTAATTCAGCTAGTTTCATTATTGTACTCAAAACCCATACATCCATTTAGCTAGTAATCAGGTATGTTTTGCATGAATGATGCCCAAATAAGCTTTGCATTGTTTATGACATGGgctgatgagatgatcaaatgtCCATGACTGCGAGCGGGATTCAAACCTACAAACAGGCAGAGCTAACAGACTGAAGGTCAGTCCACTAGGCTaccctacagtaactatattatgGTGTAGAATAACtttgattatataatattactGTAGGCTACCCTGGCTAGCCAATTGGAAGTGATATCAGGGGAAAATGTCTGGAGTTGTGATTTGAGGAAATTAGTGGTATTCTCGGATTCTCTGACGATCATTGTCATCTTCAATAGGCTAAATATTTCAACTATGGTGGAGTAAAAGGCGATTATGTAACGATTGAAGTATATCATCATCCGATACAGTCATAGAAACAAGCGTGGTTGCCAAGTTGACAATACAGGCTCAGTCGATGCAGTGGCTTTAGCACAGCAAAATCGCGGCCGTTGTATCCCCCGCGCTATCACCTGCGCTGTATACATTTTGCTGCTCCGCATATCCCTCCAAGTtggaagattcaatttttaaagatttaaagTTTCAATTCTAATGTACAGCATTACAGACCAGGGAACTGGTCAAAAGCTTTCGTCGCGTGAACATAAGTTTTGTTTCCTATAAGATTACAACGTTGTCTACCGTACCTGttaagaatataattttcaaattaatactcCCCACCTAATTTTGaactaatttatgctacaacagataatacaaaaattccaaaaatctaaaactatatctattaccctaagcatcacctagtacaaagatactaaaccgaggtactattttctacatataaattaccttatttaaaaagaatactgctaaatcctacttactattagttcctcactactttgtatcccaatactgaataaccaatgtctaatttttcttttgaacctattgaaattttcctctcctttgatttctaatggtattctattagatattgtaggccctaaatatcctagtgatctttgcccaaacgctgtattcattcttggtacttcttgattgtaacgttctcttattctagtattatggctatgatttatgatatggttcctattttgatgttttttcatataccctaataacaacaatatatacaattgcctaacgctgagtactctattttctataaataattctacagttgaaaactggatttccctgtttcccattattttcaaaatgcgtttttgagttttaaataatggatctataaaactgaagttagctgcaccccaaactaacagaccgtaccttaaaagagattcaactaatgttaagtatacagtttttaacatttctttgtctatgatacgccttaattgatagaatttgtatataagcttccttattttggcagttgtatatgttatgtgtttgttccatttcaatgaatcatctactattattcctaaatactttatattgtcagagcgttctattagtgggcaattacaattattgttacaatttctatcacaattatggagcttcattgttgtcatgtgtggttttgtgctatttgttaaagaaaaagctaaaaattttgttttttctgaattcaatgacaataagttatttcttaaccaactagtgatttttgtgagttctatctctgctgtttggaacacttcttcccagttttttccttgaaaaaggagtgctgtatcgtcagcaaaggctataactctaccttgaatttgaatggagcacaactcatttgcaaagatcgaatacaaaattggtcctaaaactgttccttgaggTATTCCAAACTTCATGGAACCCTCTGCACTCATATGGTTCTCAACCTTTGTTTTTTGCTGTCGATTGCTGAGGTAGGATCTGAACCATTCAAGTGGCACTCCTCTTATACCTATTGCCtcaagcttttttattaataagtcatgggAAACAGAGTCGAAGGCCTTTGCTAAATCTAAAAATACTGCTAGACatttattcttttcctctaaattgctagttacaaattttgataattctagtACAGCTAATTCTGTACTTATACCTTTGCGGAAGCCAAATTGGTTaggagaaagaatattattaatttctaaaaagcttattaatcttgatttaactagtttttctaaaatttttgatacattgctaatcagtgaaataggtctataattactaataattagttTATCGCCTGCTTTATGTATAGGTCTGACACAGATTTGCTTCATTGCTCTTGGAAAAGTACCATATAACAAGCTCAGATTAAAAATATGAGTTAAAGgcttagaaattaaatcttttattCCTTTCAAGGTCCTGTTATCTAATCCATCTAGGCCTGGTGCACTATTGATGTGTAAAGAAtcaattgtgtttattatttccttttcaTCTATGGGGAAAAGAAACATATTACTCTGTACATGCAATTCTGGTACATTATCTGCTATAATttcgttaatatttttattcagactctcagatattttgttagccatactctctccaatattaacaaagaaattatttacaTGACTCAATAGTTCTCTAGGATTATCTTTCAGTGTGACTATGtcaccattaattttcaaagcattcagttgtatatcctttttctgatctgaatctgtagcatccttgattattttccatgtcTTCCTTACATCATTGTTTGCTTCATTTAGTTgcatcttgaaataattttcttttgtagtTTGGATGAGTGACGTCAGTGTATTTCTGTATCTTCGGTAGTAGTTAGCGAGTTCTCCGTTCTCTGGGTCCagcttccttcttctatttagAGAATCCCTTGTTCTTATAGCTGAGATAAGTCCTCGTGTTATCCATGGTTTTATGCTCTTGATCCTCTTCTTTTGTCTGTAATGATGTGTATTGCTCTCCAtatgtttttgtagaatttctagGAACTTTTCGTAAGCTGAGTCTGTGTTATTTGACTCAAAAACCTCCGTCCATTGTTCCACTCGCAGTCCTCTCCTCAAGCCGTTCAAGTTGACAGATTTACAGTTAGTTGAGAGTTGACAGTTAGTTGAGCTCTGTTCATCCCCATTTGTTCTGTCTAACTGATGTTCTTCCAGTCCAAGAATTGTAATGAAGTGGTCTGTGATACTCGAGTGATACACGATTGGATGGATTTTACTTTTACAGTTGGTCAACATATGATCCAAACAAGAAGACGTTCCCGCTGTTACTCTGGTAGCCTTTTTAATGCAGTTCTTCAAACCGTGTTCACTCAATAAGTCGTAATAATCATCAAGTTGATAATGCTGATGTGGCTGTAGCGTATTAATGTTGAAGTCTCCTGCGCAAATAATAAGTTGACCTCTCAGTCTACCAAGCACTGTTTCAAAGTCCTCTAAAAACTCTGTTATGCTGGCGTAGGAAGGTGATCTGTACACtgctaatatattatatctctcCTTTGATGTTTGAAGTCGTAGATGAAGAACGTTGGCCTGTCTGATATTTAGTTCTACCGATTGTACATTGAGATTTTCCTTTGCATATACAATTACTCCATCATTTTGAGTACGATTATTCaaagagtgaaaaatattgtagtccttcagTTGCTTCTGTGTATAATCTCTTTTGATCCAGCATTCtgttagtattattatatcgaAATCATGGGACATATCCTGTAGTTGAATCATCAGGTCATCGAAGTTCTTCCTAATACTTCTGATATTGAGAGAAAATACAGTTATATTAGAGTGTTGAAGAGCAACGTGGAGTTGTTGTTTATCCTCAATCACACTGTCCTCTATCTCATCCACGGAATCAAGTTCATTTGCCACATCCAGCACGTTATTATTACTCATCATCATGCTTATTCATACGCACCCCTCCATGCTTGTTCTCCTCTATTTTCCTCTGCCAtctcattatatatttatcatcaaaGCTTAATGTGTTTTTTATAAGCAATGATATGAGATCATTCTCCGCTGTTGTTAGATAGTTGAAACTATGAGTGTGCCTACTGAGTGCTACAATCACATGACTTTCACTGTTATAGATCTCTAGATCCTTTGAATTTGTCCTCACTAGAATAACATTTCTATAAGTAAGACCTTGTGCTTCGTGTATCGtgtgaatttttattgttttatcaatcCTGTCACCTAGTaactcttgaataatttttttctcattctgcGTGTATGTTAATACAAGTGTTTCTGGATCAAGCTGTGGAAGACCGCCGTTAAAGATGGTCTTCCTAATTGAGCGAAGAGTTCCACtagttgtttcaattttacCATAGAATTTGGATAGTGCGCAGCATACATCGATCGGACATCTTCTAGTTAAAGTCACTTTCCGTGTGGGCTCACAAAAAACTGAAGGATGAGACCATCTAACTTTCAGTCCACTCCTTTCGATGTAAGGAATCTGTTTAGAATCACCAAGTAGGAAAACTTCGGAGCATCCTGATAATTTCGCAATGAAACCAATGTAGCCAGCATGCATCAGTACAGCCTCATCTATAAAGACACGATGATATTTCTTGCCCACTCCATTTATAATGAAAGATGAAACGGTTCTGTAATCTGATCTTATTATCTTTCTACAGTAATCCTTACCGTACTTATGAATGACAGCCTCTCTGATGTCTTTGATTCCTGCTCTTGTTTGACTGAGAACTAAATCTATTCCTGGTTTATGCTGGTTCAGTATTTCAAACGTCTTTCCACACCCTGGCACACCATCTATCCACGTAATATTAGGAAGACTTGAAGCAGAAATGTCAATTGATGATATTTTCTGATACAGCTCACCGTTTAACATGAGTTGTGTATCTCTACTAACAAgaatgtatttttcttttgttaaGAATCTTTTATTACTCTCGTTGAATTCCACGTAGGTTCCTTCGTTATCCAAGCAGAAGCCCATTCTATAACTTTTCCTAGTTGGCCATAGAAATGTTCTtagattattatcataaatattcatcTCTTTACGCTTTATCTCTATTAGGTACGAATAAGAGctcaataagtttttttttgtaatgttagTCAGAATTTCAtagtaaataatagaatttatctGATCATGTTGACTCAGAAGATTTCTGAGCTCCAGCAtactatttataaattcatgtttGGGTGGTTTTTCAGGTAAGTATCCCGTTGGACATGGTTTCTCATTGTTTTTCTCTTctggaatatttaaaaatgtaagATTATTTATACCCTTGTAGTaaaacacatatttaatgtGTTTTGTTGCCAAGACAGTACTTAAGAGATCAATACAAGATACATCAGCCATGgttccaaaaaaatcaattccaaCTGTCAGAGCTTGTTTATCTGAAGCCCATTCATCGATCATAGATAGTAATATTTCTAGATTGGAAAGCAAGTTACTATTAtctgtcaataaaaacaaattgagtATTTTCAATGTCTCGTCGAATTTCACCGACGCATCAATTTGCtttgtttgtgaaaatataGTAGTTAGACTATTGAAGTAATCAATGCTCATACATTTCCTATTTACTACGGTAGCAATGCCCTTGGAAATATTTACTTTTCCGTTTTTTACGCTGGCGAAGGAAATATTCAGGtcagtgtaacctccaaaattAAATACGAGTGATGTCCTACTTTTTGATCTTTGTTGAACTCTAtatgtataattcaaattacctaaaatttcattaatatccatcacaatatttccagtctgatttattattttttgagaacaatatatatttttaaacaatccCATAATTAGTCTTTTCAATCAATTGCTGCAATGATTTCTGGTGGCTAGGACATTGTGGATCGTGAACTTTATGATTTGATGGCTTTTTGTTCTTCTTACAATTGCTACATATTGCTTCCTTGGCGGTATTTGGACAATCTTTAGTACTATGATCTTCAGCACAGTGACCGCAGACTTCACTTTCTTTTTTGCAATACTTTGAAACGTGACCAA encodes the following:
- the LOC120356091 gene encoding uncharacterized protein LOC120356091, whose protein sequence is MAVIIGVLLAVAILLGVAMLVIVLRQRQRKWLGSPLAAKGPLITSGSPLPGKGPFLPSGSPLPSKGSSIITPAGTTARDKATSTPDTALLLDLPLDEYQEPLHHYCYSSLLRDKTIQPSDVSHEYAVPEVGNNSAGSTLLIKPQVPPPSLPPARGTAPKTIKVSYFNITTTTTATNSTNVFTS